The proteins below come from a single Leptolyngbya sp. 'hensonii' genomic window:
- a CDS encoding NB-ARC domain-containing protein produces the protein MDVERAINLVEEILHRPLTEFEQFILRGVWAGETYKNIIAKARKPNGEPYSEGHARTESGELWRQLTEALGEQVKKNTLKRVLERYEQQPGLISIAPVSPIGPYLNLQDAPDIPVFYGRTEELTTLKTWLLQDKCRLVALLGMGGIGKTTLAVKLVESLENQFEVVLWRSLLNATPLEEILTDWIKVLSGQQETQFPENLEAALARLRHYLQSRRCLLILDNVETIFSSGRFTGQYRPSYEAYGKLFEQIGGTAHQSCLLITSREKPKEIARLESKTRPVRSLALKGLTLIEGQQIFAEIGDFVASEADWIELMQRYNGNPLGLEVAAKFIAEFCAGKIPQFLQQGKLVLPDLLELLDANFERLSDEEQEIVYWLAINREPVAIADLQTDIFNPFTRDQISQSLQSLQRRWTLEPVGDRLTLQPVLMEYVTNRLNTQVVEEICSGKVKLLNRHPLLKAITKEYIRESQRRLIVQPVVEMAISRLGNQTRLESQLRQMLFSLRTGTNALPGYAAGNILNLLCFLQTDLRGYDFSHLAIWQAYLQDATLHHVNFTQAHFAKSVFTQTFGSVLSVAFSPDGAMMATANANGHINLWCVEDGQHLLTCRGHKSWIRRIAFSPDGTRIGSSSDDQTIKIWDVQSGACLLTIDGQGYIPRSVNFSPDGRMLASGGDDQIVRLWDAQSGHCLQEFKGHGNWVIAVVFRPDGKRLASTSVDQTIRIWDIERGECLHVLTGHYGWIVPAAFSPDGQRLVSGAFDQQVKIWDVESGTCLQTLSGHSGWIWTVGFSLDGRRIASAGIDQTLRIWDAESGVCLHALREHTQQIWGVAFHPDGQRLATASDDQTIRLWDINDGRCLAVIRGYGNWVRSVAFSPDSQSLISAHKDNTVRIWEIQTQKCARVLQGHAHSVLAVAYAPDGSKLASAGEDRTIRIWHVPHYSCQHVLGGHEAEVWALAFNSYGDRLVSGSFDRTVRIWDAHSGNCLQVLQGHQDRIGSVAMNPAGSLAASGSEDHTTRIWDVANGTCLHILGDHSNRVRAVAFSPDSQFLASGSLDGTIKLWDVFTGQCIKTLIGHESWILTVAFSPDGEYIVSSGCDQLVKLWSLQDDVCIKTLRGHKNWVWSVTYSPDGHMIASAGEDEMIKLWHSRTGENLATFQTERPYEGMVITGATGLTETQKITLQNLGAIDHPTPALPEISRLKLDSAYPTSQPDSLLSDSFSDYRDSSN, from the coding sequence ATGGACGTTGAACGGGCTATAAATCTCGTCGAAGAAATTTTGCACAGACCGTTAACTGAGTTTGAGCAATTTATTTTACGGGGCGTCTGGGCAGGAGAAACTTACAAAAACATCATTGCCAAAGCCAGGAAACCTAACGGGGAACCCTACAGTGAAGGGCATGCCCGGACTGAGAGTGGTGAACTCTGGAGGCAGCTCACGGAGGCCCTAGGAGAGCAGGTCAAGAAAAACACGCTTAAGCGCGTGCTGGAACGTTATGAGCAACAACCTGGCCTGATCAGTATAGCGCCTGTTTCTCCGATCGGACCTTATCTCAATTTGCAGGATGCTCCAGATATTCCTGTTTTCTATGGTCGAACAGAAGAACTAACGACGCTGAAAACCTGGCTGCTTCAGGACAAGTGCCGGTTGGTTGCGCTTCTAGGCATGGGGGGTATTGGTAAGACAACATTGGCTGTCAAACTGGTAGAGTCTCTGGAGAACCAGTTTGAAGTTGTACTCTGGCGATCGCTCCTGAATGCCACCCCCCTGGAAGAAATTCTGACGGATTGGATTAAGGTTTTATCAGGCCAGCAAGAAACTCAGTTCCCTGAAAATCTGGAGGCCGCCCTGGCCCGCCTGCGTCATTATCTACAAAGCCGACGCTGCCTTCTAATTCTGGATAATGTAGAGACAATCTTCAGCAGTGGCCGATTTACGGGTCAATATCGCCCCTCCTACGAAGCCTATGGCAAGCTATTTGAGCAAATTGGTGGAACGGCGCATCAGAGTTGCCTCCTGATCACCAGCCGTGAAAAACCCAAAGAAATTGCCCGTTTGGAGTCCAAAACTCGTCCAGTGCGATCGCTGGCCCTGAAAGGGCTCACCCTAATTGAAGGGCAACAGATCTTTGCTGAAATTGGAGATTTTGTCGCTTCTGAGGCGGACTGGATCGAGTTAATGCAGCGCTACAACGGCAACCCTCTGGGCTTAGAAGTGGCTGCAAAATTTATTGCGGAGTTCTGTGCTGGAAAAATTCCGCAATTTTTGCAACAGGGAAAGTTGGTTCTGCCGGACCTGCTGGAGCTTCTGGATGCTAATTTTGAACGACTCTCTGACGAAGAACAGGAAATTGTTTACTGGCTTGCTATCAATCGCGAGCCCGTTGCGATCGCAGACCTGCAAACCGATATATTTAATCCCTTCACCAGAGACCAAATTTCCCAGTCTCTGCAATCCCTCCAGCGTCGTTGGACCTTAGAACCAGTGGGCGATCGCCTGACGCTGCAACCCGTACTGATGGAATATGTGACGAACCGTTTAAATACTCAGGTGGTTGAAGAAATTTGTTCTGGAAAAGTCAAGTTACTCAACCGTCATCCCTTACTAAAGGCGATTACGAAAGAATACATTCGGGAATCTCAACGTCGCCTGATTGTGCAACCTGTGGTTGAAATGGCCATATCCCGTCTGGGGAATCAGACTCGCCTGGAAAGCCAACTCAGGCAGATGCTTTTTAGTCTGCGCACGGGAACTAATGCCCTCCCAGGATATGCAGCGGGTAATATTCTCAATTTGTTATGTTTCCTGCAGACGGATTTGCGAGGATATGACTTTTCCCATCTGGCCATCTGGCAAGCCTATTTACAGGATGCGACCCTGCACCATGTGAATTTTACCCAGGCCCATTTTGCTAAATCTGTCTTTACTCAAACCTTTGGCAGTGTCCTATCGGTTGCCTTCAGTCCGGATGGTGCAATGATGGCGACTGCCAATGCCAATGGCCACATCAATCTTTGGTGTGTTGAAGATGGGCAGCATTTGTTGACCTGTCGGGGCCACAAAAGCTGGATTCGCAGAATTGCCTTCAGCCCCGATGGTACTCGCATCGGCAGTTCCAGCGATGATCAGACGATCAAGATCTGGGATGTCCAGAGTGGGGCCTGTTTATTGACGATCGATGGTCAGGGTTATATTCCCCGCTCTGTGAACTTCAGCCCGGATGGTCGGATGCTGGCCAGTGGTGGAGATGATCAGATCGTTCGCCTTTGGGATGCTCAGAGCGGTCATTGCTTACAGGAATTCAAAGGCCATGGGAATTGGGTGATTGCCGTTGTATTTCGGCCTGATGGGAAACGGCTGGCCAGTACCAGTGTGGATCAAACCATCCGGATTTGGGACATTGAAAGGGGTGAGTGTCTGCATGTTCTGACCGGACATTATGGCTGGATTGTGCCCGCAGCGTTCAGTCCTGATGGGCAGCGATTAGTGTCAGGTGCTTTTGATCAACAGGTCAAAATTTGGGATGTGGAAAGTGGCACATGTCTCCAAACCTTGTCCGGCCATTCCGGCTGGATCTGGACAGTTGGATTTAGTCTGGATGGCCGACGTATTGCTAGTGCAGGGATTGATCAAACCTTGCGGATTTGGGATGCGGAAAGTGGAGTCTGTTTGCATGCTTTGAGAGAGCATACCCAGCAGATTTGGGGGGTTGCCTTTCATCCCGATGGCCAGAGACTGGCAACCGCCAGTGATGATCAAACGATTCGCTTATGGGATATTAATGACGGTCGTTGTCTAGCCGTGATTCGAGGCTATGGCAACTGGGTCCGCTCTGTCGCCTTCAGTCCTGACAGCCAATCCCTGATCAGTGCGCACAAAGATAATACTGTGCGCATCTGGGAGATTCAAACGCAGAAATGTGCGCGGGTTCTCCAGGGTCATGCCCATTCCGTGCTGGCTGTGGCCTATGCCCCCGACGGGAGTAAACTGGCCAGTGCCGGAGAGGACCGCACCATCCGCATCTGGCACGTCCCCCATTACAGTTGTCAGCATGTGCTGGGAGGGCATGAGGCGGAAGTCTGGGCGCTGGCCTTTAATAGCTATGGCGATCGTCTGGTCAGCGGCAGTTTTGACAGAACCGTGAGAATTTGGGATGCCCATAGTGGCAACTGTCTGCAGGTTTTGCAAGGGCACCAGGATCGCATCGGATCCGTGGCCATGAATCCTGCCGGTTCCCTGGCTGCCAGTGGCAGTGAGGACCACACGACTCGGATCTGGGATGTGGCCAACGGAACCTGTTTGCACATCCTGGGGGATCATAGCAATCGGGTCAGAGCTGTAGCTTTCAGCCCTGACAGCCAGTTCCTGGCCAGTGGGAGTTTAGATGGCACCATCAAGCTCTGGGATGTTTTTACAGGGCAATGTATCAAAACCCTGATCGGGCATGAGAGCTGGATTTTGACCGTGGCCTTCAGTCCCGATGGGGAATACATCGTCAGCAGCGGTTGTGATCAATTGGTAAAGCTGTGGTCTCTCCAGGATGATGTCTGTATTAAGACCCTGCGTGGGCATAAAAATTGGGTCTGGTCGGTTACCTACAGCCCGGATGGTCACATGATTGCCAGTGCCGGTGAGGACGAAATGATCAAACTCTGGCACAGTCGCACAGGAGAGAATCTGGCAACGTTTCAGACGGAACGGCCCTACGAGGGCATGGTGATTACGGGGGCAACCGGGTTGACGGAAACTCAGAAGATCACCCTGCAAAATTTGGGTGCGATCGACCATCCAACCCCTGCCCTACCTGAAATCTCCCGCCTCAAACTGGATTCTGCTTACCCAACTTCCCAGCCTGACTCGTTATTATCTGATTCGTTCTCTGATTACCGAGACTCATCGAATTAA
- a CDS encoding carotenoid oxygenase family protein: MSTLKSFIPKSLAEIRVKDKEKYRAAAEKRRREHDDLCLNVQICVWTADEPLLHEWQNRVPQDWQETITLPEGWLFCLRLQSEAADQSALLESLPDSLRDRLPQDLQLPTDLQGYVFNIAPLPPSSEAFPADDRIVLNGDGMIYRLGFEAGQAILKTRITKTVCYYADQLMQRIPKSWPNRLFRWWTSFRDGGIVRTSLPMGSRNQLNTAFLAVRDHLLVTFDGGRPHEVDPDSLEILSPIGTIHQWKPLLLFMKNVPRLFRYIFQPYSTAAHPVFDLSPSASGESQSSPDPADFYIANFSAGLGLINAVTKLRRWFRQRGIYLGSWGSYTHLVRCRFNHEIEHWKLLVEERSRFSEQPRCHPVVLEQAAHQMAISRNYIILPDVSFKMELSEVFAPFVYLIRKLFKNFPRLVPPQPYTTLYIIDRRKLGQGGSADEPKAITVKKAVIPYELAHFAIDYDDTDDQITLHVGHTDGWDVTEWIRQGDRRWDDHSPMPRDLWGMQTSTTDLGSLGRYVIDAQTGNIVKSAILSDADRNTWSISVCSHHELCRDRPSVSEEKVKTIYWMSWGFTRQLIPQRIYNAYDELRENRLVAFDDLPQADQPMSLLRVDTQAMEITDYFQFRLGCFARSPQFVPSALPPAAGQDPTTHGYIVCVVLDDDIKDLADPVTQEPKPNDEFWVFHADDFKNKPIYRLEHPEVTMEQTIHSTWIQSIQPSNAVDRQARRRQTLAEDYDDVLSGKWKTKQLFQGQGTVNVYDLFVQQTPERDLPDQIQLR; this comes from the coding sequence ATGTCAACCCTTAAATCGTTTATTCCGAAGTCACTGGCTGAGATTCGCGTCAAGGATAAGGAGAAGTACAGGGCTGCTGCTGAAAAGCGGCGACGGGAACATGATGATTTGTGCTTAAATGTGCAAATCTGTGTCTGGACAGCAGATGAACCATTGCTGCATGAGTGGCAAAATAGGGTTCCCCAAGATTGGCAGGAAACGATTACCTTACCCGAGGGTTGGTTATTTTGCTTGCGCCTACAGTCAGAAGCTGCGGACCAATCGGCGCTGCTGGAGTCTCTGCCAGATAGTTTGCGCGATCGCCTGCCTCAAGACTTGCAATTACCCACTGATTTGCAAGGGTATGTCTTCAATATTGCGCCCTTGCCCCCTTCCAGCGAAGCCTTTCCGGCAGATGACCGGATTGTGTTGAATGGGGATGGCATGATTTATCGTCTCGGGTTTGAAGCAGGACAGGCCATCTTAAAAACCCGAATCACCAAGACCGTCTGCTACTACGCCGATCAATTGATGCAGCGAATTCCCAAATCCTGGCCAAACCGCCTGTTCCGCTGGTGGACCAGTTTTCGGGATGGGGGCATTGTGCGAACCAGTTTACCAATGGGGTCCCGGAACCAGTTGAACACTGCTTTTCTGGCTGTTCGGGACCATTTGCTGGTTACCTTTGATGGAGGCCGCCCCCACGAGGTCGATCCGGATTCTCTGGAAATCCTCTCCCCGATCGGCACAATTCACCAATGGAAGCCGCTACTCCTGTTCATGAAGAATGTGCCCCGGTTATTCCGGTATATCTTTCAGCCCTATTCCACAGCAGCCCATCCCGTTTTTGACTTAAGTCCATCTGCCTCTGGAGAGTCCCAATCCAGCCCGGACCCAGCAGATTTTTATATTGCCAACTTTTCTGCTGGTCTTGGCCTAATTAATGCGGTGACCAAGCTCAGGAGATGGTTCAGACAACGGGGCATCTATCTGGGGAGTTGGGGCAGCTATACCCATTTAGTGCGGTGCCGGTTCAATCATGAAATTGAGCATTGGAAGCTTTTAGTTGAGGAACGCAGTCGATTTTCTGAGCAGCCCCGATGCCATCCGGTGGTTTTGGAACAGGCAGCCCACCAGATGGCCATCTCAAGGAATTACATCATTCTCCCGGATGTTTCCTTCAAGATGGAACTCTCTGAGGTCTTTGCACCGTTTGTCTATCTGATTCGCAAACTGTTCAAGAATTTTCCCCGTCTGGTTCCACCCCAGCCCTATACCACCCTCTACATCATCGATCGGCGGAAATTGGGTCAGGGAGGATCGGCAGATGAGCCCAAAGCCATCACCGTGAAAAAGGCTGTCATTCCTTACGAACTGGCCCATTTCGCGATCGATTATGATGACACCGATGACCAGATTACCCTCCATGTCGGCCATACCGATGGTTGGGATGTGACGGAATGGATTCGTCAAGGCGATCGGCGCTGGGATGATCACAGCCCCATGCCCCGGGATCTGTGGGGGATGCAAACCAGCACGACTGATCTGGGATCCCTGGGCCGCTATGTCATTGACGCTCAGACCGGAAATATTGTCAAGTCTGCCATTTTGAGTGACGCAGATAGGAACACCTGGTCCATCTCAGTGTGCTCCCATCATGAACTCTGCCGCGATCGCCCCTCCGTCTCTGAGGAAAAAGTCAAAACCATCTACTGGATGTCCTGGGGATTCACCCGGCAACTGATTCCGCAACGGATCTACAACGCCTACGATGAGTTGCGGGAAAATCGCCTGGTTGCTTTTGATGACCTGCCCCAGGCAGACCAGCCCATGTCCCTGTTGCGGGTAGACACCCAGGCCATGGAGATTACGGATTACTTCCAGTTTCGTCTGGGCTGTTTCGCCCGATCGCCCCAATTTGTACCCAGTGCCCTCCCGCCTGCAGCGGGGCAAGACCCCACCACCCACGGCTATATCGTCTGTGTCGTCCTGGACGATGACATCAAAGACCTGGCAGATCCGGTTACCCAGGAGCCAAAACCCAACGATGAGTTCTGGGTCTTCCATGCGGATGATTTCAAAAACAAACCCATTTATCGGCTGGAGCATCCAGAGGTAACGATGGAACAAACCATTCACTCCACCTGGATACAGTCGATTCAGCCCTCGAATGCAGTGGACCGACAGGCCCGCCGTCGCCAAACTTTAGCAGAGGATTACGATGATGTGTTGAGCGGAAAGTGGAAAACCAAGCAGTTGTTCCAGGGCCAGGGGACTGTCAACGTCTATGATCTCTTTGTCCAGCAAACCCCAGAGCGAGATCTGCCTGATCAGATCCAATTACGCTGA
- a CDS encoding ATP-binding cassette domain-containing protein has product MHHNPIAIEKLSYIYPDGTEALRGIDLAIQATERVALVGANGSGKSTLLLHVNGILIPQRGSIRVGDWPIEPRYLKQIRNFVGVVFQNPDDQIFMPTVWEDIGFGPTNQGLRGVELSQRVQAALWAVGLDLEQYGHRNPSNLSGGEKKRVAIAGVLAMQPQILVFDEPTAQLDPRSRRQLIQLLQTLPQTQLIATHDLDMALELCSRAIVLSQGQVVYDGHLEAVMSDPQWLHNHGLEMPLSYSRPYCLLDHGPVADSA; this is encoded by the coding sequence ATGCATCACAATCCGATCGCGATCGAAAAACTCAGCTATATCTATCCCGATGGAACCGAAGCTCTGAGAGGCATTGACCTGGCAATTCAGGCTACAGAGCGAGTCGCACTGGTGGGGGCCAATGGCTCTGGAAAATCAACCTTGCTGCTGCATGTCAATGGCATTCTTATCCCTCAACGTGGCAGTATTCGGGTGGGAGATTGGCCGATCGAACCCAGATACCTGAAGCAGATTCGCAACTTCGTTGGGGTGGTGTTCCAGAATCCAGATGATCAGATTTTTATGCCCACTGTTTGGGAAGACATTGGCTTTGGTCCAACCAATCAGGGACTGCGGGGAGTGGAATTGTCCCAAAGGGTTCAGGCTGCCCTGTGGGCCGTTGGGTTAGACCTGGAGCAGTATGGCCACCGCAATCCCAGTAACTTATCGGGTGGGGAAAAGAAACGGGTGGCGATCGCGGGGGTGCTGGCGATGCAACCTCAGATTCTTGTGTTTGATGAACCCACGGCCCAGCTTGATCCCCGCTCCCGTCGGCAACTGATTCAGCTCCTGCAAACCCTGCCCCAAACTCAGTTGATCGCCACCCACGATCTGGATATGGCCCTCGAACTTTGCAGTCGGGCGATCGTCCTGAGCCAGGGACAGGTTGTCTATGATGGTCACCTGGAAGCAGTCATGAGCGATCCCCAATGGCTCCATAACCATGGTCTGGAAATGCCCCTCAGCTACAGTCGCCCCTATTGCCTCCTGGACCACGGGCCAGTGGCAGACTCAGCGTAA
- the cbiQ gene encoding cobalt ECF transporter T component CbiQ yields MLLHIGVLHLDIDSHHQTPWHRVTPRGRILCTLQMLFAIVLTPYGHWWTWAFYALPLLGLVLFSRITLSVLLRRMAIEFSFISTILLGTLFRGGGDVLWSWGPLTITTLGLTILGSVSCKTVLSLWTLNILTLTTSVSSLLQAMVALRTPPLLVAILASMYRYLAVLVDEFTAMRRAALARNLMAGQGYHHRLLIGNMIGILFIRTYDRGERVHQAMLSRGYTGVPFAPNSPAENRYDITAFSLTSMVVLIGQSLYLPLMSS; encoded by the coding sequence ATGCTTTTGCACATCGGTGTGCTTCATCTGGATATTGATAGCCACCATCAAACCCCCTGGCACCGCGTTACTCCCCGTGGCCGCATTCTCTGTACTCTGCAGATGCTCTTTGCCATCGTCCTGACCCCCTACGGCCATTGGTGGACCTGGGCCTTCTACGCGCTGCCGCTGCTGGGATTAGTCCTGTTTAGTCGCATTACCCTGTCCGTGCTCTTAAGACGCATGGCAATAGAGTTTTCCTTTATTAGTACTATTTTACTGGGAACCCTGTTTCGAGGCGGCGGAGACGTTCTCTGGAGTTGGGGACCCCTGACGATCACCACCCTGGGACTGACTATTCTGGGGAGTGTCTCCTGCAAAACTGTTTTGAGTTTATGGACGCTCAATATCCTGACCCTGACAACCTCTGTTTCATCCCTTTTGCAGGCCATGGTGGCGCTTCGGACCCCCCCCTTACTGGTTGCAATCCTGGCCTCGATGTATCGGTATCTGGCTGTGCTGGTGGATGAATTTACAGCAATGCGCCGGGCCGCGCTGGCCCGCAATTTAATGGCTGGGCAGGGGTATCACCATCGCTTGCTGATCGGTAATATGATTGGCATTTTATTCATTCGAACCTATGACCGGGGGGAACGAGTTCACCAGGCCATGCTCTCACGCGGGTATACCGGAGTGCCTTTTGCTCCAAATAGTCCTGCCGAAAACCGGTATGACATTACGGCATTCTCACTAACCAGTATGGTGGTTTTGATCGGGCAAAGCCTTTATCTGCCCCTGATGTCTTCATGA
- a CDS encoding PDGLE domain-containing protein, translating to MNYPSSTQNRVFILTGLGIALVIAVFLSPFASKDPDGLDRVSEDLQFADKAVEETPAKKLPFYQVFDEYALRNVPEQVATPIAGLIGTLATFGLAWGVGKLTVRTRSSEPESAGDNTDSSDDL from the coding sequence ATGAATTATCCCTCTTCAACTCAAAATCGGGTTTTTATTCTGACAGGGTTGGGAATTGCCTTGGTAATTGCCGTTTTTCTGTCGCCCTTTGCCAGTAAAGATCCAGATGGTCTGGATCGGGTCTCAGAAGACTTGCAGTTTGCTGACAAAGCGGTGGAAGAGACGCCAGCCAAAAAACTTCCCTTTTATCAGGTGTTTGATGAATATGCCTTACGCAATGTGCCCGAGCAGGTTGCCACCCCGATCGCTGGATTGATCGGGACTCTGGCTACCTTCGGCCTGGCCTGGGGGGTGGGAAAACTGACTGTTCGGACGCGCTCTTCTGAACCTGAATCCGCTGGGGACAACACCGACTCCTCCGATGACCTTTAG
- a CDS encoding energy-coupling factor ABC transporter permease, giving the protein MNRIYPSHLALHIPDGFINNGPVLLVTWVIAIGLIGMALKRVEAEYQDRMVPLMGVCAAFIFAAQMINFPIPGGTSGHLLGGTLAGVLLGPWAGSLVMTVVFIVQATVFHDGGLTVLGANIFNMGLIGTFGGYYLYSLIRHILGRNRIAGVVVGSAIAAWVSVVVAAAVCAVELALSGTTPLNVALTAMVGWHLLIGLGEALITVITISFIWRSRPDLIYLPPRRAVAPSPRPMSSR; this is encoded by the coding sequence ATGAACCGCATTTACCCCTCCCATCTGGCTTTGCACATTCCAGATGGGTTTATTAACAACGGGCCTGTTTTGCTGGTGACCTGGGTGATTGCCATTGGCCTGATCGGCATGGCATTGAAACGAGTAGAAGCCGAATACCAGGATCGCATGGTCCCTTTAATGGGGGTTTGTGCCGCTTTTATCTTTGCGGCCCAGATGATTAACTTTCCCATTCCAGGGGGAACTTCGGGTCACCTGCTGGGGGGAACTCTAGCCGGGGTGTTGCTGGGGCCGTGGGCCGGATCTCTGGTGATGACTGTCGTGTTCATTGTCCAGGCAACGGTATTTCATGACGGAGGACTGACTGTCCTGGGGGCCAATATTTTTAATATGGGCCTGATTGGAACTTTTGGCGGCTACTATCTCTACAGCCTGATTCGTCACATTCTGGGGCGAAATCGGATTGCGGGCGTGGTCGTTGGGTCGGCGATCGCTGCCTGGGTCAGTGTGGTGGTGGCTGCTGCTGTCTGTGCTGTAGAACTGGCTCTATCAGGGACAACTCCGCTGAATGTTGCCTTGACTGCGATGGTGGGCTGGCATCTCCTGATTGGGTTGGGCGAGGCTCTGATCACCGTTATTACGATTTCATTCATCTGGCGCAGTCGGCCTGACTTGATTTACCTGCCCCCGCGACGAGCCGTCGCTCCGTCGCCTCGTCCCATGTCTTCCCGTTGA
- the rplS gene encoding 50S ribosomal protein L19 — MHAQEIIRAIEAEQMKTNLPDIYIGDTVKVGVIIQEGGKERTQPYEGVVIARRNSGSNMTITVRRVFQGVGVERVFLIHSPRIESIKILRRGRVRRAKLFYLRDRVGKATRVKQRFDRSL, encoded by the coding sequence CTGCATGCCCAGGAAATTATCCGCGCGATCGAAGCGGAGCAGATGAAAACAAATTTGCCGGATATCTACATCGGAGATACGGTAAAAGTCGGCGTTATTATTCAAGAAGGCGGTAAGGAGCGGACCCAGCCCTACGAGGGTGTAGTCATTGCTAGACGAAATTCTGGCAGCAATATGACGATTACCGTCCGACGGGTTTTTCAAGGGGTTGGCGTTGAGCGGGTCTTCCTGATTCACTCCCCCCGGATTGAAAGTATTAAGATATTGCGTCGGGGGCGGGTCCGTCGCGCCAAGCTTTTCTACCTGCGCGATCGGGTCGGCAAGGCCACTCGCGTCAAGCAGCGGTTCGATCGCAGCCTGTAG
- a CDS encoding DEAD/DEAH box helicase, producing the protein MAFRNLGLTTNLLRAVAEQGYSEPTPIQLQAIPAILRGQDVLASAQTGTGKTAGFTLPLLQRLSTIQPDRRHRTPRALILTPTRELAAQVNDSVNIYGKYLPLRSAVVYGGVSIGPQIQALRQGVDILVATPGRLLDHLNQKTLDLSQVEILVLDECDRMLDMGFIHAIRKILAILPTSRQTLLFSATFSKEIQQLANTLLQSPTLIEVAPRNTAAEQVTQVIHPVDRDRKRDLLSYMIGFYNWRQVLVFTRTKHGANRLAEQLTKDGLKTTAIHGNKSQAARTRALNDFKQGKVRVLVATDVASRGLDIDQLPYVVNFDLPDVPEDYVHRIGRTGRAGNEGQAVSLVCVDEYPLLKSIERLLNRSLPKEVIAGYEPIAAVKAGTAAAERKQASPESHHDRSRPRPQTQSKPAHSKKNSTGGRSGKRLHTA; encoded by the coding sequence ATGGCATTTCGTAATCTCGGTCTTACGACCAACCTGCTTCGTGCTGTCGCTGAGCAAGGCTACAGCGAGCCCACCCCAATTCAACTGCAGGCCATTCCTGCTATCCTGCGTGGGCAAGATGTTCTGGCCAGTGCCCAAACTGGAACAGGCAAGACCGCTGGGTTTACCCTGCCTCTGTTGCAGCGCCTCAGCACCATCCAGCCAGACAGACGGCATCGCACACCCCGAGCCCTAATTCTTACCCCCACCCGTGAACTGGCTGCTCAAGTTAACGATAGCGTTAACATCTATGGTAAATATCTCCCCTTGCGATCGGCAGTTGTCTATGGAGGGGTTAGCATCGGCCCCCAAATTCAGGCGTTGCGGCAGGGTGTCGATATTCTGGTGGCCACACCGGGTCGCCTCCTCGACCATCTGAACCAGAAGACCCTCGACCTTTCTCAGGTTGAGATTCTGGTGCTGGATGAATGCGATCGCATGTTGGACATGGGCTTTATTCACGCCATTCGCAAAATTCTGGCCATACTGCCCACCTCCCGGCAGACCCTGCTGTTTTCTGCCACCTTCTCCAAAGAGATCCAGCAGTTGGCGAACACCCTGCTCCAGTCTCCCACCCTGATTGAAGTTGCGCCACGCAACACTGCGGCTGAGCAGGTCACCCAGGTCATTCATCCGGTCGATCGCGATCGTAAGCGAGATCTGCTGTCTTACATGATTGGCTTCTACAACTGGCGACAGGTACTGGTCTTCACCCGCACAAAACATGGGGCCAACCGTCTGGCTGAGCAACTGACCAAAGATGGGCTGAAAACTACTGCGATTCATGGCAACAAAAGTCAGGCAGCCCGTACCCGAGCTCTGAATGATTTTAAGCAGGGGAAAGTACGGGTTTTGGTGGCCACGGATGTGGCTTCTCGTGGGTTAGACATTGATCAACTTCCCTATGTGGTCAACTTTGATCTGCCCGATGTCCCCGAAGATTACGTGCATCGGATTGGTCGCACGGGTCGTGCTGGCAATGAAGGACAGGCCGTTTCCCTGGTCTGTGTCGATGAGTATCCCCTTTTGAAAAGCATTGAACGCTTGCTCAATCGCAGTTTGCCCAAGGAGGTGATTGCTGGATATGAGCCTATTGCTGCGGTGAAGGCTGGAACGGCTGCGGCGGAACGGAAGCAAGCCAGTCCGGAGTCTCATCACGATCGCAGTCGGCCCAGACCCCAAACCCAGTCCAAGCCTGCCCACAGCAAAAAAAACTCGACCGGAGGGCGTTCGGGTAAACGCCTGCACACGGCTTGA